In the Drosophila willistoni isolate 14030-0811.24 chromosome 3R, UCI_dwil_1.1, whole genome shotgun sequence genome, AGTGTGATGGATGCTAATGATAATAAGCCAACCTTTGACCAGGAGAGCTACTCGGCCACTGTGTCGGAAGCAGCTCAACCGGGTCAGTacataacaacaataacagccaAGGATGTGGATTCGGGCAGTTATGGGGACGCGGGCATACACTATAGTCTCTCGGGCACTGGAGCCGAACTGTTCCACGTTAACGAGCAAACGGGCGTTATTACATTGGCCAATTGCCATGAGGAGCAGCCACAGACCAGCAACAGGCGGCAACGACGTGACCTCATAGGTGGAGATGTTGTCGGTCTTGCTGGACTGGAAATGCTTTCCATGGAAGCGGAGCCAGAGACGCGAGAGATTAACACAGAGCCCACCGTACAGTATACGCTAATCACGCAGATGCCGGAGGCAACATCGGCGTCTGCTAATGACGACAAAACCGCCAGTGGCAAGGCTATGCCACAGACGTGTCTGGACTACGAAACGGAGACCACGTACTTTTTGTCCTACAAGGTAATTCAGTGCGTGTGCGTTTTATGAGAAAGAATGTGATGAATTTCTTAGAAAAGAGAGAGTAgacaaaaaatatgtatactttaaaaaaccattgcatacttttgagTCACAATGTATTCTTGGAAGTGAAATTCCTTTTCTTTAATTAACATTGTGttaaaaagaaactaaaataGACTGGTTAGGGTATTGAGATTTCATTATTtgatttcaatattatttttatatacctaaatcttttattttctctttcaGGCCACGGATGACAATGGACAGGGTCAAACATCTGTTGTCTCGCTGCGTATCTCTGTGAACGATGCCAACGATTCGCCGCCCGTTTGCGAGAGTCCTTTATACAGGGCCAGCGTAGATGAAGGCTCTGTCGTATTTGATTCACCCTTGGTGGTCAAGGCACGCGACGCAGATTCTTTATCCAGCATTAGTTACAGGATTATTGGTTCACCACAAATCGAGAATATATTTGCCATTGATAAACAGAGCGGTCAGATTAGCATACGTCCCAATGCCAGTCTCGATGTTACCAATCTGCAGAGTGATCAACTCATTTTCATGGTGGAAGCCAACGATGGTCTCTTCACGGCCAATTGCGGCGTTAACATCACAGTGCGTGATGTCAACAACCATGCGCCCAGCTTCCAACAGCTAAACTACAGTGCTATAGTCGAGGAGAACTCCGAAATAGGCACGAGTGTGGAGCGTGTTCAGGCTACCGATTTGGATACAGGCAAGAATGCGGAGCTACGCTATCGCATCCAGCAAGGTAGCTTCGACGATTTTGGTATTGATGAGCGTACTGGCGAGATTTTCGTATCGCGGAAATTGGACTACGACAGACGAAACACCTATCAGCTGCAAGTGCAGGCCTCCGACTTGGGAACACCGAGTCTGACGGGTACCGCAACTCTGGTCATTAATGTACAGAACAGCAATGATAAGGATCCATACTTTGCGCCGCCTACTCAGCATGCTGAAGTACGTGCCGATGCAGCGACTGGGCAATTGGTCTACACTCTAATTGCTCTCGATCCGGATGTGCCCAATCACAATGCCTTGGAATTCGCTGCCACCGATGACATCACGGCCATCGACAAAGAGGGCAAAGAACTGCCACATAATGAACAATTCAAAGAATATTTTGCAATTGCTCGCAATGGCAAGGTGTTGGTCAACAAACAGCTCGATCGGAATCTCTTTGCTGTGATGCGCATCAATGTCCTGGTCACGGACAGCACTGCGCCCAATGTGCAACAGGGCAAAGGTCTGCTGATCATTCAGATCATAGATGTCAATAAAATACCACCGGTAGGAATCATTCCACTTAATTTATTATTGCTGCAAATATTGACTAGatatttcaaattcattaaTGCTATCGCGTTCAATACTATTTCCATCATCATTAAGACCCGCCAGAGCAATCAAACGTGTTTGCTGATCTGCATAGATATTTCTAGAGAGATATATATTAGATTATTCTACAAGGGTAATTATGTAGCTCAACTTACAGTATTGACAGGCTGCCGATTATTTTGATTGACATCTTGGCAAGAAACACTATAAAGAGAGACAAGCTATAGGGATACAAATAGGTTAGACAGCCATAGCCCAAAATGACCTCATAGACATTGAGGACAACATTGTCAATGGACTGCACCATGATGGTGGGCAGAAGCATTTCAGGTTGAGCATTTGTCAATATGGGATAGCTAATTAATGAATAGTGTGAGTAATTGATGCATTCAAGTGGTCTCCCATTCTAAACTCACATGGCTACGATATTCGAGGCAAGTCCCAAAAAGGATAAAACGAAACGTATCACTATCAGACCCATTACTAGAAATATGAATGCCTGTCGAATCCAAAGTTCTTGCTTGGACCCATTGATCAATGTCTTAGCTTCACGCAGATCGTCATATAGTCGGTATATATTTAAAGCGGCTGCCTTATATAACATGCAAAAGACATTGATGAATAGGATCTTTAGTTTGTAATACGAAATGTCATGATTCATGGCGggcaatataaatttattggTAATTTAGTAAACTActagaaaaaaaaggagaaattaaaatagaaattaatGTTCGACCGAATTTACAAAGCTAACTATCCATCTCTGGCTTCATCTTTACAGAGATTTAATGCCCCTTGGACACCAGAGCAACCTTTGATCAAGCTACAAATGGTTGAAGAGCAACCAATAGGTACAATCCTCACCACACTTCAGGCCACCGATGATGATTCTAGTATTGGAGAGTTCAATATCACAGCGAACGAATACTTTGCCATTAATCATACCACAGGAGTGATATTCACCACCGCCCGCTTGGATTACGAGGCCATCAAGGAGGTGAAATTTTTGGCCACTGTCAGTGATACAGGAGTTCCGGCGCTAACAGCCACAGCGGATATTGTGGTGGACATTATCAATCTGAATGACAATGAACCCCATTTCACGCAGGCGGAATATTTCTTTAATATAACAGAGAATTCACCACAAGGAACTGTGGCCGGCAAAGTGGAAGCCCATGATGCAGATGTGGGTGCTTTTGGAGAATTGACGTATACCCTAATTGGAGAAAATACCAAATACTTTACGATCGATACCTACACTGGCAATCTAATGGTGGCCAATGCCTCGATATTGGATCGTGAGCAATTGAAAGAGCTAACTTTGTCGGTGGTGGCACAGGATAAGGCTCCAGCAACAGTACAGAAATCAGCTACAGCAACGGTAGGTCCAACTCCTCTCTAAGACATTGAAGACAAtcatttcttcttctttgctTACAGATCCACATCAATATACTGGATGTGAATGATAATCCACCCGTGTTCACACGTCCAGTCTACAATTCCACAGTGGCTGAGAATGCGGCTTATCAACCACCCGCCGCTCTGTTGCAAGTGGAGGCCACCGATCTCGATGAGGGTCTTTATGGTGATGTGCGCTACATTATCACAGCAGGAAACGAGTTGGCTTTATTCAAATTGGATGCTCAATCGGGTATTATATATCCAGCTCAGAGTTTGTCTGGCAAACATGGCATCTACGAGCTAACCATCTCGGCTCGCGACACCCAAGGATCGGGCACAATGGAGAGCATTGCCAAAGCCATAATCACAGTGCTTCAGGTGAATCGTCATCGACCGGAATTTGTGATACCAGCATTGACCAATGCCACCATTGAAATACCCGGCGATATTGTTCAACCGGACTATCTTCTACTGACTGTCAAGGCTCTGGATAACGATACGGATGAGAACAATGGCAAAATCAGTTATCATCTGCAAGTAAACAATCAGAATGTACAAGAAACGACTGAATTTAAAATCAATGAGGTCACCGGAGAGCTGCGAGCCAGGCAGCAATTGAATCGCAAGAATCGTGCCAAGTAAGTTGAACCGACAGAGAATTTCCTTTAATTACATTAACTAACTTTCTTTCGGTGCAGCTATGACATAATATTGGTAGCTCGAGATGCTGGTAATCCGCCCTTTGAATCTCTTCGCCTGCTCAGCGTCAGCATTGTGGATGCTAACGAGAATCGTCCCGAATTTCCCGATGCCTCTAATCCCTACAAGGTTTCGATCAATGAGAATAGCGGACGTGATGTGAAAATTGGACATATACAAGCTGGATCACGAAGCAAACACAATCGGGATATATTCTACTATATGTTGCTTGGCAATGAGGATGGCGCCTTCTATGTGGATAAATTAACGGGAGATATATACACAAACAAGAGTCTTGATCGTGAGGAGACGGATTCctatactttatatatattagcTAGCATTAAATCTGATTTGCATATATCCGAGGAGGAGCGTGCCTCTTTCTCCATTAAGACGCTGAACCGTGATAACACAGTGGCCAAAGTGGGCATCACTGTGCTGGATGTCAATGACAATGCTCCCGTGTTCGAGAAATCAATCTATTATGCCGGCGTCAATGCCAATGCCCAAATGAATGCCGCCATAACGCTAGTCAATGCCACAGATGCCGATGCCGGGAAGAATGCTAAAATAGAATACATGATTGTTGCCTCAAATCTATATAAATTTGGTGCCAGCAAGTCAACAGGTTCCATTGTGCCCAGCCCATTTGCCATTTCACAAGACGGACGGATTTCGGCAAACACCATAATGGCAGAATACAATCAGGATAGGTTCGAGCTAGAGATAATGGCACGCGAATTGGAAGCACCTCAACGTTCGGCCAGCACAAAAGTTAATGTAAGTAGAAATGATAAAGAATATCATAAGGattgaaaaacattttgaattcTTCATAGATTTGGGTATTTGATGGCACTCAACTGGTGCGTGTCATACTCTCTCGTCCGCCGGAGGAAGTGTACAATGAGCAGGAGGAGATTATTGCTGAATTACGTAATGCCACACAGCATCGCATCATTGTGGATGAGATTCGATTCCATTTGGATTCCATTGGACGCATACGCATGGATTGGTGTGATTTGTATTTCCATGCCGTTGATCCCCAGACCCAACAAATTGCTCCTGTTGATGAGATACTCAAGGATATTGATCGAAACTACGACTATCTGAAGGTAAGTTCTATTAATAATCTAAACGAAATGTTTTTACTAATTTAATCTTAATTGCTATTACACAGGATTATTATGCCGGATTTGCCATTGAGAATGTTGTGCCCGCTTATATAGCCATTGTGCAGGATGAATTTGATTTAGCTGTTGCCGGACTTGTAGCCCTGGTCATTGTGCTCTTTGTGGGTGTCATTAGCTTCATAGTGCTCTGTTGTTGTCTCAAGCACTGGAATTTATCAGTGCCCGTTGAGACACGTCGTAAGGAGGCGCtgattaaaaaacaaatcattGAGGATCTAAACACAACCGAAAATCCTTTGTGGATAGAACAGTAAGAATTAATTGAatcttttctttcaaatatgcttaaaatctatatatatttaattctACAGGAAACTGAAGCTCTATGAGGAACAAGAGCTGACCATGCAAGTCTTCTCCGAGCCCGATCATATATCCAATTCGGATGCACCTGGCCATTTGGACCATCGAAGCTCATTGGAGCAGGTGCAtggtcatcatcatcaccatcatcatggCCAATCGGTGGATAATACATATGCCACTATACAGCCACGGAACAATCAAAATCGAATTGGAGCTGGTGGCGGTCTTAGTTCAGCGGGTGGCGGTTCTCTACGGAATGGTGCCGGCGGAACTGGTGGAGTAAGCGCTGGTGGTGTAAGTGGAACTGGCTTACTGCTGGCCCGAATCGATCCGCATTCAAATGATTTCGCGGACTATGCCACATTACGTAATAATCGAGCGCCCTCGGTAAGTTTACATTTATCAGTCTGagtaaaaaaaattgcatcACTAACTTTTCGCATGTTTGTTTTGTCAGCTGTACGAGTTTACTGGCTCCACATTTCAGGCTCCCATACGAGATGGCGACGACGCCGTAGCCGAGCTTATTTAAGATTATCGAAACAAAATTCCTCTAGCATCAGCAAATGTATAAATTATATAGTAGCTATTTTGTGTGTCTAGACAAGTCCTGATCTAATCTATTGCATTTCCTGAGTTTGACAACCTTATTATACACAAACTTACACACATAAATACACATATTTAAATATAGCCTATatataccatatatatatatatatacatatatagtggTAGTATCTTGTATGCCAACGAATATTTAGAACACAACTAACCGAGAActtacaaaagaaaacaaatggaaaaatacCCCCATAGAGGAATTTCTCCCGCATCAATAATgacaataatatatatattattatatattgaCAATGTCTAGCCGTAATCAATTTAAACAATATATAAGAAGTTACtaaattgtattgtattgtatgtatgtatgtacatctcCACACAGTTTAACCACTATGCGATATTAGTTTTGTATTTGCCTTTAAGTTTGCTCTACTAgaagaaacaagaaaaacaaaagactaaATTATTCGCTCTTCCAATTCCATATTACATTTAGTTCCCTTTTTGCTGCTAACTTAGCTCTAAGTTTATAGTATAATTAGCCAAACTTGCTCATATACCTAAGTTTGTTAATTTTAGTTGAACGAATTGGAATAGTGCAAcgaattcattttttttacagtTGAATTGAACTTGCTCAAACGACAAAGAAATAATAGCACAATCGACATTACTATTTGTGTTTGCATTtatcataataaataaacgtaaatattatataaaacaGTATTTCCAAATGAAGAATCCTTTGATGAACATCGCTTTTGTTACTGATGATTTTTGTGACTGAAATATTTACTCTGAAGGATCCGAAAAATATGTcctgaaaaatatatacaaatacttGAGGTTGTGACTTGCTAGCTTTTTGGAAAATAAACGCCATCACCAATAGAACGAGGGTGAAATTGCTTAACAACCTGTTGATATTTGTTGTTCAGCTCTCTTTCGGCGTTTCCCAGACTATGTAGTCTGTTGCTACCTTGTGTAGCAAGGGAAAATAACAATATCAACCCCTTCTGACTTTTCCTTTGAATTTCCCAAACATAGGCATTTCCAATATttcaatcaaatcaaatacTAAATTATtgaacacacagacacaataAGAGTTGCAATTGTTTTAGTTCGCTTATTGCCGGGTTAATATTAGCCAAGATGGAAGACATGGAGATAACCAGTGTGGGCCAGTTTCAGACCCTGGTCCGCTACAATAATCCAGTTCTGGTGGTAAAACACCCTGAGAAGAAGGGAGCTCCGCTAACGGAGCTGGAAATGAAAAGGCCTCAAACTGCAGGCGCTTTACTAGATACCAAAAAAGAGACTGAAGAgatattaaattcaattttgccGCCACGTTGTTGGGAGGAGGATGGACAATTGTGGCAACAATCTGTGTCCAGTACTCCAGCCACGCGCCAAGATGTCATCAATTTGCAGGAAATGCTGGATACGCGTTTGCAGCAGACACAGGCTCGCGAGACAGGCATTTGTCCCGTACGTCGTGAACTCTATTCCCAATGCTTTGGTAAGTTGGTTAAATCGAAAATagtttgaattttattttgtgagGCGCCACTAAATTGCAGATGAGATTATACGTCAGGTTACCATTAACTGCTCTGAGCGTGGGCTTTTGCTTTTGCGAATCCGCGATGAGATCGCCATGTCAATGGAAGCCTACGAGACTCTTTACTGTAGCTCTGTGGCCTTTGGTATGCGTAAGGCTTTGCAGGCCCAcgaagaaaaggaaatgctgcGTGACCGTGTCAAGACTTTGGAATTGGACAAGGAGGCACTGGAAGAGATTATAGCCGATATGAAGCTTAAGCAGGAACAGGCCGAACGCCGGAATGCCGAGTTGCGTGTATCCGAGGAGAAGAAATTCACTGAGGAGATCACTTTCTTAAAGAAGACAAATGCCCAGCTTAAGGCCCAATTGGAGGGCATTACAGCGCCTAAGAAGTAATTACATTGTAGTCGTGGTTAAAATGTGGTAATGGATTTCTTTTGTTTCATGATTTGTCAATTGATGCATTTgttggaaattaaatttaaattattgattATCCTCAGCAGTTGGCTCCGTCGTTTCTTCGGCTGATTTGTCTTTAGGATGAAGTCCTTCCTTTTGCTCAATTTCAGCTTCATCTACATTGATCTCATTTTGTATGGGTGTGGGCTTAAATGTGGTATCGCCGCCCTTCTTTTTATCCTTGGCTAACCGCTTTTGAGGTGGCTCATCACTGGAGTTGGTCTCCACCGGAGGCACTACTTCAACATCTTCAGTGTCCTCTTCATCGTCGTCCTGTGGCCGCATTGCTCTTAATTCCTCCTCGCTAGGTATTTTACCTTTCAGCTCAGCCATTTTGGCCATATATAGTTCATACACAAATTGAGCCATATCAGACATGTTGTCTATGCTTCGGCAGGATTCTTCGGGTACTGCCTCGCCGGCCAAGCGTTCGGTGGGATAACTGTCACTTGGCACCAGGCTCAGTTGTAGCGGACGTTGTGTAAGCTGCAATTaagcaaattattattaccctTTTCTACGTATTCTCTTTTCCGTACTTACCACTTTAAACGTTTGCTGCAACTCCAGACAATTCTTGAAAAGCGAGACCCTTCCGAACACATAGAGACCAAGCCGAGCTCGACTCATGGCCACCACCAAACGACGTACATCCCGCAAATGACCCACAGCTTTGGTGCGCACCAGCGAGATGAGAATGTAATCATTTTGCTGACCCTGATACTTGTCCACTGTGGTGATTTTGTGGGGCCAGCCGATTAGTGGATTATTGCCGCAGCGCGCATTTATTACGTCGCGGATCAGATGCTTCTGACCATTGTAGGTAGTAAGAATCGATATTTTGCTGGCCGGATATCCCAATAGACGCATGTACATAAACATGGCCACAATGTATTCGGCCTCGGCCAGATTCTGATAGAAATATGGATTCGGTTCGCTTTCGCCCACTCCCTTGAAATCTTCCACATTTATTAGCTGATAGTCATGAACGATGCCGGCATTTGCCCTCTTATATTCATCGCGCTCAAAGATATGCTGAAGATCCTCTAGTTTCTTGTATCGCCATTTGTACAATGAGCAGATGCTAGCCCGGGCACGACCCTGACCATCCAAGTCTACAGTGGGCACACCTAGACGCACCAAGCGCGTAAACAGACTCTGCTCCATATTCGAGTACTTCTGAAAGGCCATGTTCTTGATGACGGGCGGCAGCTGATGATGATCTCCGATCATAATCCAACGTTTAAGACGGTTCAGACCGTCCAGAGGGTTCTGCAATAGCAGCGGAATAAATGTCTCAATCTCTAGGATCTGGGCGGATTCCTCCATTAGGATATTGTCGTAGCGGAAACCCAAATTCACCAGCTCTTTGCGCTTGAGGGCGGCATGTGTACAGGTCATGGCAATAATTTTCGCCTCCTTCACCAGCAAATACTTTGAGCGGTCCAAGCCCGTACGCAAGAGTTCAAAGGCCCGAAACTCTTCGAGTTCCGTAAATATATCGGATATATAACGGAAATTGGACTGGGCAATGCTCATCAGTTCATCAAAAGGTTTGCCAACTTTGAAAAGGGGCTGAGGCGCATCGGCAAAGAACTTACTAAAAGGGAATTGCGTTTCAAATAGTTCACTTAGTTTGTTCAGATCCGACTCGTCTCTGTGCGCATTGATTTGACTCTGGAACTTCTCCCAACGGGCCATCACATTGTAAAGATAAAAGTAGCCAGCTGTCTCACACGTATAAGCATTGTCCCCGCTCACTCCGAGGGCTTCTTGCAGTTGTTGCACTTGATTCAGCAGATCCATTCGCTTGGCCAAAACATAATTCACTCGGCCATAACGACTGTAGTCCTTTTCGGTCTCCAACGCTTCCTCGCCGTGACCAAGACGCAGTAGATGCCGCTCATCAATGTCCAAGGCCATAATCTTTTCGAATAATTGATTCAAAGCCTGATTGGAATGGGTAACAATAAGCGTACGCTGCTGAGGTTGATTGTGATATATATTCGATATGATTTGAACGGCCACATCGGTCTTGCCTGTGCCTGGTGGACCAACAACCAGTGTCAAGCCAGGTTGCATTCCCGCCCGTATAGCCTCCACTTGTGTGGGCGTAAAGCGTATGGAGTTTCTGTAAAAATGAGAGATTAGAGAAGAGATTGCATACATCAACTAATTTAATTCTTACTCTTTGGGCTTATCGCTGGGATATGGCCCTCTCGCTTCATATTTATATGGTTGCACTTGAATCGATTTGCTAATCGCCGATATCATCTCCTTATCCCCATTGTCATCTTCCTCCGCATCGCTGTCCCGTTGCTCGGGCACATCTTCAAAGATCAGACGATACGGGGGCAATGGACTT is a window encoding:
- the LOC26528887 gene encoding cadherin-87A yields the protein MRVSLQMIKMMMICIYILSCLALVSGLENESPSTTSSTLSMTNLPPVFTQRLNNIVLYENVPVGTVVFRLEGYDPEGSNVTFGALGSDRFSVDPVSGNITLIKPLDREETDSLTFLVSIRDRVNPSGESEQDNKVEQPITFIILDENDNPPEFQKTPYEADVNEDAKVGTTIFDGILVKDRDTIGDSLDLKCLPQQQSPEACSKFRLELLQREATVLTAAVVLNDTLNYNQRMIYHFQIEASDGVHKTQTTFEARVKDVQDKPPVFQGSLSTVINEDSPINTLVLTVHARDGDTGEPRKIVFDLLENPNDYFLLDSHSGELRTAKPLDREALEDSTGLISLLIRAREVVNGVPSDDPLTSATAKATVTIRDVNDSPPQFNKKEYSVSLLENTPIGTPLALDMSVSDADVGINSKFALRLDDVSGVFDVEPKLVTGYSQVNIRVANGTLDYENPNQRKFIVLVIAEETDTNPKLSSTATITVSVMDANDNKPTFDQESYSATVSEAAQPGQYITTITAKDVDSGSYGDAGIHYSLSGTGAELFHVNEQTGVITLANCHEEQPQTSNRRQRRDLIGGDVVGLAGLEMLSMEAEPETREINTEPTVQYTLITQMPEATSASANDDKTASGKAMPQTCLDYETETTYFLSYKATDDNGQGQTSVVSLRISVNDANDSPPVCESPLYRASVDEGSVVFDSPLVVKARDADSLSSISYRIIGSPQIENIFAIDKQSGQISIRPNASLDVTNLQSDQLIFMVEANDGLFTANCGVNITVRDVNNHAPSFQQLNYSAIVEENSEIGTSVERVQATDLDTGKNAELRYRIQQGSFDDFGIDERTGEIFVSRKLDYDRRNTYQLQVQASDLGTPSLTGTATLVINVQNSNDKDPYFAPPTQHAEVRADAATGQLVYTLIALDPDVPNHNALEFAATDDITAIDKEGKELPHNEQFKEYFAIARNGKVLVNKQLDRNLFAVMRINVLVTDSTAPNVQQGKGLLIIQIIDVNKIPPRFNAPWTPEQPLIKLQMVEEQPIGTILTTLQATDDDSSIGEFNITANEYFAINHTTGVIFTTARLDYEAIKEVKFLATVSDTGVPALTATADIVVDIINLNDNEPHFTQAEYFFNITENSPQGTVAGKVEAHDADVGAFGELTYTLIGENTKYFTIDTYTGNLMVANASILDREQLKELTLSVVAQDKAPATVQKSATATIHINILDVNDNPPVFTRPVYNSTVAENAAYQPPAALLQVEATDLDEGLYGDVRYIITAGNELALFKLDAQSGIIYPAQSLSGKHGIYELTISARDTQGSGTMESIAKAIITVLQVNRHRPEFVIPALTNATIEIPGDIVQPDYLLLTVKALDNDTDENNGKISYHLQVNNQNVQETTEFKINEVTGELRARQQLNRKNRANYDIILVARDAGNPPFESLRLLSVSIVDANENRPEFPDASNPYKVSINENSGRDVKIGHIQAGSRSKHNRDIFYYMLLGNEDGAFYVDKLTGDIYTNKSLDREETDSYTLYILASIKSDLHISEEERASFSIKTLNRDNTVAKVGITVLDVNDNAPVFEKSIYYAGVNANAQMNAAITLVNATDADAGKNAKIEYMIVASNLYKFGASKSTGSIVPSPFAISQDGRISANTIMAEYNQDRFELEIMARELEAPQRSASTKVNIWVFDGTQLVRVILSRPPEEVYNEQEEIIAELRNATQHRIIVDEIRFHLDSIGRIRMDWCDLYFHAVDPQTQQIAPVDEILKDIDRNYDYLKDYYAGFAIENVVPAYIAIVQDEFDLAVAGLVALVIVLFVGVISFIVLCCCLKHWNLSVPVETRRKEALIKKQIIEDLNTTENPLWIEQKLKLYEEQELTMQVFSEPDHISNSDAPGHLDHRSSLEQVHGHHHHHHHGQSVDNTYATIQPRNNQNRIGAGGGLSSAGGGSLRNGAGGTGGVSAGGVSGTGLLLARIDPHSNDFADYATLRNNRAPSLYEFTGSTFQAPIRDGDDAVAELI
- the LOC26529614 gene encoding uncharacterized protein LOC26529614, translated to MNHDISYYKLKILFINVFCMLYKAAALNIYRLYDDLREAKTLINGSKQELWIRQAFIFLVMGLIVIRFVLSFLGLASNIVAIYPILTNAQPEMLLPTIMVQSIDNVVLNVYEVILGYGCLTYLYPYSLSLFIVFLAKMSIKIIGSLSILNIYADQQTRLIALAGLNDDGNSIERDSINEFEISSQYLQQ
- the LOC6651319 gene encoding putative inner dynein arm light chain, axonemal, giving the protein MEDMEITSVGQFQTLVRYNNPVLVVKHPEKKGAPLTELEMKRPQTAGALLDTKKETEEILNSILPPRCWEEDGQLWQQSVSSTPATRQDVINLQEMLDTRLQQTQARETGICPVRRELYSQCFDEIIRQVTINCSERGLLLLRIRDEIAMSMEAYETLYCSSVAFGMRKALQAHEEKEMLRDRVKTLELDKEALEEIIADMKLKQEQAERRNAELRVSEEKKFTEEITFLKKTNAQLKAQLEGITAPKK